The following proteins are encoded in a genomic region of Primulina huaijiensis isolate GDHJ02 chromosome 3, ASM1229523v2, whole genome shotgun sequence:
- the LOC140973967 gene encoding uncharacterized protein isoform X1 encodes MYAIKDGWVRQSCSIAPSSDLEVRKSRIRRSKEERKSLAESFIKKYQKSNNGSFPSLNITHKEVGGSFYTVREIVREIIQENKVLTSPKMNLEEHDHYQFLVNGYMATEHQNDSLVSDRTHLVMNKSPYQYGIKSEENFSSYSIQSYGPESLDLKIINGLSEMRNKEEGYDTDNHLLLDHSQGANAEETSNLGEQLPPSDTHAFETEIFVSGGEVFEENPVSDKAISTKAVHIHDQDKSEVNFLTPVQNFDGAETERFNGEKYFNKNNQTVEKTKEFGQRICTESVVMETLGRKKTGAEDIEVLCAMTSHVNFDVTVENFPLRRPLFGRIHDISADSDTFLEERNLAGILKEKTRQHDKLIIIGCPSGVNESDENKLPDSTLELDDELRNEKMVRNLQDPYVECSRLSIPFESTELDICDVKDLEYKVTSATKHLVSEESLGTERNSSDYVTSSVSEGSRPLLQRISLETWKRESKKSSVHKSGSLLESVKSYLVAFVKFWSE; translated from the exons ATGTATGCAATCAAAGATGGTTGGGTTAGACAGTCATGTTCCATTGCTCCTAGCAGTGATTTGGAGGTGAGGAAGTCAAGGATTAGACGGTCAAAAGAAGAGAGGAAATCACTGGCTGAATCATTCATAAAGAA AtatcaaaaatcaaataatgGAAGTTTTCCGTCCCTCAATATTACACACAAAGAAGTTGGTGGTTCTTTTTATACAGTGCGAGAGATTGTTCGAGAGATAATTCAAGAAAATAAGGTGCTAACTTCACCTAAAATGAATTTAGAAGAACATGATCATTATCAATTTCTGGTTAACGGATATATGGCCACGGAACATCAAAATGATTCCTTGGTATCGGATAGAACTCATTTAGTGATGAATAAATCGCCCTATCAATATGGAATCAAAAGCGAAGAGAACTTTTCTAGTTATTCCATACAGTCCTATGGACCCGAATCCTTGGATTTGAAAATCATCAATGGATTAAGCGAGATGAGAAATAAGGAGGAAGGATATGATACAGATAATCATCTTTTACTTGACCATAGCCAGGGTGCAAATGCAGAAGAGACTTCAAACCTGGGTGAGCAGCTACCTCCATCCGATACCCATGCGTTTGAAACTGAGATCTTTGTTAGTGGTGGCGAGGTGTTTGAAGAAAATCCAGTTTCTGATAAAGCAATCAGTACCAAAGCTGTTCACATACATGATCAAGACAAGAGCGAAGTTAATTTCCTTACACCTGTCCAGAATTTTGATGGAGCGGAAACTGAAAGGTTTAATGGAGAAAAATActtcaacaaaaataatcaGACGGTTGAGAAAACCAAAGAATTCGGGCAACGAATATGTACCGAATCAGTTGTCATGGAGACGTTGGGTAGAAAGAAAACAGGAGCTGAAGATATAGAAGTATTGTGTGCCATGACATCTCATGTAAACTTTGATGTTACGGTggaaaattttcctttaagAAGGCCCCTTTTTGGGAGAATTCATGACATTAGCGCAGACTCTGACACGTTTCTCGAGGAAAGAAATTTAGCTggaattttgaaagaaaagACAAGACAACATGACAAGTTAATTATTATCGGATGCCCTTCTGGTGTTAATGAGAGTGATGAGAATAAGCTTCCAGATTCCACATTGGAATTGGATGATGAACTAAGGAATGAGAAAATGGTTCGAAATCTTCAAGATCCATATGTGGAGTGTTCAAGACTTTCTATACCATTTGAATCTACCGAGCTTGATATCTGTGATGTCAAGGACCTAGAATATAAG GTGACTAGTGCGACAAAACATTTGGTTTCTGAAGAATCCCTTGGAACGGAAAGAAATTCCAGTGATTACGTTACGAGCAGTGTATCGGAAGGAAGCAGACCTTTGCTGCAAAGAATAAGTCT TGAAACTTGGAAAAGGGAATCAAAGAAATCTTCTGTTCACAAAAGCGGATCGCTTTTGGAATCAGTCAAGTCTTACTTGGTTGCTTTTGTGAAGTTTTGGAGTGAATGA
- the LOC140973967 gene encoding uncharacterized protein isoform X2 has protein sequence MYAIKDGWVRQSCSIAPSSDLEVRKSRIRRSKEERKSLAESFIKKYQKSNNGSFPSLNITHKEVGGSFYTVREIVREIIQENKVLTSPKMNLEEHDHYQFLVNGYMATEHQNDSLVSDRTHLVMNKSPYQYGIKSEENFSSYSIQSYGPESLDLKIINGLSEMRNKEEGYDTDNHLLLDHSQGANAEETSNLGEQLPPSDTHAFETEIFVSGGEVFEENPVSDKAISTKAVHIHDQDKSEVNFLTPVQNFDGAETERFNGEKYFNKNNQTVEKTKEFGQRICTESVVMETLGRKKTGAEDIEVLCAMTSHVNFDVTVENFPLRRPLFGRIHDISADSDTFLEERNLAGILKEKTRQHDKLIIIGCPSGVNESDENKLPDSTLELDDELRNEKMVTSATKHLVSEESLGTERNSSDYVTSSVSEGSRPLLQRISLETWKRESKKSSVHKSGSLLESVKSYLVAFVKFWSE, from the exons ATGTATGCAATCAAAGATGGTTGGGTTAGACAGTCATGTTCCATTGCTCCTAGCAGTGATTTGGAGGTGAGGAAGTCAAGGATTAGACGGTCAAAAGAAGAGAGGAAATCACTGGCTGAATCATTCATAAAGAA AtatcaaaaatcaaataatgGAAGTTTTCCGTCCCTCAATATTACACACAAAGAAGTTGGTGGTTCTTTTTATACAGTGCGAGAGATTGTTCGAGAGATAATTCAAGAAAATAAGGTGCTAACTTCACCTAAAATGAATTTAGAAGAACATGATCATTATCAATTTCTGGTTAACGGATATATGGCCACGGAACATCAAAATGATTCCTTGGTATCGGATAGAACTCATTTAGTGATGAATAAATCGCCCTATCAATATGGAATCAAAAGCGAAGAGAACTTTTCTAGTTATTCCATACAGTCCTATGGACCCGAATCCTTGGATTTGAAAATCATCAATGGATTAAGCGAGATGAGAAATAAGGAGGAAGGATATGATACAGATAATCATCTTTTACTTGACCATAGCCAGGGTGCAAATGCAGAAGAGACTTCAAACCTGGGTGAGCAGCTACCTCCATCCGATACCCATGCGTTTGAAACTGAGATCTTTGTTAGTGGTGGCGAGGTGTTTGAAGAAAATCCAGTTTCTGATAAAGCAATCAGTACCAAAGCTGTTCACATACATGATCAAGACAAGAGCGAAGTTAATTTCCTTACACCTGTCCAGAATTTTGATGGAGCGGAAACTGAAAGGTTTAATGGAGAAAAATActtcaacaaaaataatcaGACGGTTGAGAAAACCAAAGAATTCGGGCAACGAATATGTACCGAATCAGTTGTCATGGAGACGTTGGGTAGAAAGAAAACAGGAGCTGAAGATATAGAAGTATTGTGTGCCATGACATCTCATGTAAACTTTGATGTTACGGTggaaaattttcctttaagAAGGCCCCTTTTTGGGAGAATTCATGACATTAGCGCAGACTCTGACACGTTTCTCGAGGAAAGAAATTTAGCTggaattttgaaagaaaagACAAGACAACATGACAAGTTAATTATTATCGGATGCCCTTCTGGTGTTAATGAGAGTGATGAGAATAAGCTTCCAGATTCCACATTGGAATTGGATGATGAACTAAGGAATGAGAAAATG GTGACTAGTGCGACAAAACATTTGGTTTCTGAAGAATCCCTTGGAACGGAAAGAAATTCCAGTGATTACGTTACGAGCAGTGTATCGGAAGGAAGCAGACCTTTGCTGCAAAGAATAAGTCT TGAAACTTGGAAAAGGGAATCAAAGAAATCTTCTGTTCACAAAAGCGGATCGCTTTTGGAATCAGTCAAGTCTTACTTGGTTGCTTTTGTGAAGTTTTGGAGTGAATGA
- the LOC140972292 gene encoding zinc finger protein ZAT5 has protein sequence MECEEDKDLFPTVRGKRTKRYMIHSPIAFTTEPPARDHNAVTVSDRRNHPISPASISSEESTTTGVEDTARCLILLAHGHFSRNPGQNNNSATASTAQGGAGGDHQVKGACLYTCKTCNRAFRSFQALGGHRASHKKPKNERKVSLSLREDDFRSPSLSSCKKRMSPDYLSLQLNNFPTTADFAAPKPAPSPKIHACLHCGAEFTSGQALGGHMRRHRSALVTPSSNPNAACIYIEEHNQVIEGENEEILNKPGNGLALDLNLPAPEMVLTLKD, from the coding sequence ATGGAATGTGAAGAGGATAAAGACCTCTTCCCCACCGTCAGGGGAAAGCGCACCAAACGGTATATGATTCATTCCCCCATAGCCTTCACCACCGAACCACCAGCCAGAGATCACAACGCCGTCACAGTCTCCGACAGACGCAACCACCCCATCTCCCCCGCCTCCATCTCCTCAGAAGAGAGCACCACCACAGGGGTGGAAGACACCGCCCGCTGCCTGATTTTATTAGCCCACGGCCATTTCTCCAGGAACCCAGGACAGAACAACAATTCCGCCACAGCCAGTACCGCACAGGGTGGAGCCGGAGGTGACCATCAGGTGAAAGGAGCGTGCTTGTATACATGCAAGACGTGTAACCGTGCTTTCCGCTCCTTTCAGGCCCTCGGAGGCCACCGGGCCAGCCATAAGAAAccgaaaaatgagagaaaagtaTCCTTGTCTCTTCGTGAAGATGATTTCCGATCACCGTCATTATCGTCTTGTAAGAAAAGAATGTCCCCCGATTATCTATCTCTTCAACTGAACAATTTTCCCACCACCGCCGATTTCGCCGCACCAAAACCGGCTCCGTCTCCAAAAATCCACGCGTGCTTGCATTGCGGGGCGGAGTTCACCTCAGGTCAGGCCCTCGGAGGGCACATGAGACGGCACCGTTCCGCTCTGGTTACTCCATCTTCGAACCCGAACGCAGCATGCATTTATATTGAAGAACATAATCAAGTGATTGAAGgcgagaatgaagaaatattGAACAAGCCTGGCAATGGGTTGGCTCTGGATCTGAACCTTCCGGCGCCCGAAATGGTTTTAACTTTGaaggattaa